Proteins from one Podospora pseudocomata strain CBS 415.72m chromosome 4, whole genome shotgun sequence genomic window:
- the SIR2 gene encoding NAD-dependent histone deacetylase sir2 (EggNog:ENOG503NU55; COG:B; COG:K) — MEATSRTALPDGGGQKKKVKGRSKSPKSPTTTTTSNGASSEIARKSSTRVRNVVDYDEKRAFVGLDSDPVVPPPPRRQSPPSAHQNGSNGSAAVKKTAHNSGNGSGLTELEERVQDLGDSWETESLLNDILGDVHEDRFFTDDADACTPEEAIQYRQMLRALGPEIFVQRTVDAGRITAKKLLTAFGVRPPDFLEGQDDDAYFSLLSYAFTRELKKRAKLTRYNTVDDAVALLKEKKNIIVLTGAGISTSLGIPDFRSAGTGLYSKLAHLGLNDPQEVFDLSVFRQDPTIFYSVAKDILPSEDRYTPTHQFIRLLQERGKLLTNYTQNIDNLESKAGILPEKLVQCHGSFATASCVKCGEKVVGDSIFAEIKAGKIPRCRKCPSGQSRSQSRKRKTANSSNSKRRRDFDRDSNSDSEFDLVSSSAGVMKPDIIFFGEPLPDEFSQRLTQHDVDRVDLVIVIGTSLKVAPVSEVVPYLPSHIPQIYISREAIGHNNFDIDLLGDCDVVVAELCRRAGWELGHEMVPEGQVVEVKAVEGWGSRWVFKEVKDGDKEDGVKDEMKEKNGESGKGKRGKNGGGGKK, encoded by the exons ATGGAGGCCACAAGTCGCACCGCCCTCCCTGATGGCGGCGgtcagaaaaagaaggtcAAGGGTCGCAGCAAGTCGCCCAAgtcgcccaccaccaccaccacttccaacGGCGCATCATCTGAAATCGCCAGAAAGTCGAGCACTCGTGTCAGGAATGTTGTCGACTACGACGAAAAGAGGGCTTTTGTCGGCTTGGACAGCGATCCTGttgtcccccctcctccccgccggcAGTCCCCCCCCTCTGCTCACCAGAATggcagcaacggcagcgCTGCTGTCAAGAAGACTGCTCACAACTCTGGCAACGGCAGTGGCCTCACTGAGCTCGAGGAGCGCGTCCAGGATTTGGGCGACTCGTGGGAGACAGAGTCTCTGCTGAACGACATTCTTGGCGATGTTCACGAGGATAGGTTCTTCACCGATG ACGCCGATGCCTGCACCCCAGAAGAGGCAATCCAATACCGCCAAATGCTCCGCGCTTTGGGTCCTGAGATCTTTGTCCAGCGCACCGTCGACGCCGGCCGCATCACAGCCAAGAAGCTTCTCACAGCTTTTGGCGTCCGCCCACCGGACTTTTTGGAAGGCCAAGACGACGACGCCTACTTTTCTCTCCTGAGCTATGCGTTCACGAGGGAGCTCAAAAAGCGCGCCAAACTGACGCGGTACAACACGGTCGACGACGccgtcgccctcctcaaagaaaagaagaacatcatcgtcctcaCGGGCGCGGGCATCTCCACCTCGCTCGGCATCCCCGACTTCCGCTCGGCCGGCACGGGCCTCTACAGCAAACTCGCCCATTTGGGACTGAACGATCCGCAGGAGGTGTTTGACCTGTCGGTCTTTAGGCAAGACCCGACGATTTTTTACTCGGTGGCGAAGGATATCTTGCCGAGCGAGGACCGGTACACGCCGACGCATCAGTTTATCAGGTTGCTTCAGGAGCGGGGGAAGCTGTTGACGAATTACACGCAGAACATTGACAACTTGGAGTCCAAGGCGGGGATTTTGCCCGAGAAGCTGGTTCAGTGTCATGGGAGTTTTGCCACGGCGAGTTGTGTCAAGTGTGGGGAGAAGGTTGTGGGCGACAGTATTTTTGCGGAGATCAAGGCGGGGAAGATTCCTCGGTGCAGGAAGTGTCCTTCTGGGCAGTCTCGATCTCAGTCACGAAAGAGAAAGACGGCCAACTCTTCCAACTCGAAACGTCGCCGGGATTTCGACCGGGACAGCAATTCCGACTCGGAATTTGATCTTGTCTCTTCATCAGCGGGGGTGATGAAGCCGGATATTATTTTTTTCGGGGAGCCGCTCCCGGATGAGTTTAGTCAGAGGCTGACGCAGCACGATGTCGACAGGGTGGACTTGGTGATTGTCATCGGGACGAGCTTGAAGGTTGCGCCGGTGAGCGAGGTGGTGCCGTACCTGCCGAGCCACATACCGCAGATTTACATCAGTCGGGAGGCGATTGGGCACAATAATTTTGACATCGACTTGTTGGGGGAttgtgatgttgttgtggcGGAGCTGTGCAGGAGGGCGGGGTGGGAGTTGGGGCATGAGATGGTGCCGGAGGGgcaggtggttgaggttaaggctgtggaggggtgggggagcaGGTGGGTTTTTAAGGAGGTGAAGGACGGGGAtaaggaggatggggtgaaggatgagatgaaggagaagaatggggagagtgggaaggggaagagggggaagaatGGCGGCGGGGGAAAGAAGTAa